One Actinomycetes bacterium genomic region harbors:
- a CDS encoding D-glycerate dehydrogenase, translated as MPIATTSRPRVLVTRSGCPGAGVERLALTCEVVDTGTSSPSSPGRLRELARGATAILGIAGDRIDAGLLDAAGAGLRVVALASAGFDQIDLAAARERGVVVTHTPNVLEETTADLAFALVLMSRRRLWEAGESLRGGRWTGFVMDAYLGLDVHGATLGILGYGQIGRAVARRGRGFGMTVVHHSRTAGSDEVSRAVDLETLLRESDVVSVHVPLTDQTRHLVGARELALMKPTATLVNTARGPVVDQEALVAALRAGRLHSAGLDVYDREPLGSDLAGLMDVPGLVLLPHVGSATLATRSAMVDLAVDNVLAVVAGGAALTPVP; from the coding sequence GTGCCGATCGCCACCACGTCGCGCCCGCGTGTCCTGGTGACGCGGTCGGGCTGTCCTGGCGCGGGGGTCGAGCGGCTCGCCCTGACCTGCGAGGTCGTCGACACGGGCACCTCGTCCCCGTCGTCCCCGGGCCGGCTGCGTGAGCTCGCCAGGGGGGCCACCGCGATCCTCGGCATCGCCGGCGACCGCATCGATGCGGGCCTGCTGGACGCCGCCGGAGCCGGCCTTCGTGTCGTGGCGCTGGCCAGCGCCGGCTTCGACCAGATCGACCTGGCCGCCGCGCGGGAGCGCGGAGTCGTCGTGACACACACCCCGAACGTGCTGGAGGAGACGACCGCGGACCTGGCCTTCGCGCTGGTCCTCATGAGCCGGCGCCGCCTCTGGGAGGCCGGGGAGTCGCTGCGGGGAGGCCGCTGGACCGGGTTCGTGATGGACGCCTACCTCGGCCTCGACGTCCACGGCGCGACGCTGGGCATCCTCGGCTACGGCCAGATCGGGCGCGCCGTCGCCCGTCGTGGGCGCGGGTTCGGGATGACGGTCGTCCACCACAGCCGTACCGCGGGCTCCGACGAGGTCTCGCGAGCCGTGGACCTCGAGACGCTGCTGCGCGAGTCCGACGTCGTGTCCGTGCACGTCCCGCTCACCGACCAGACTCGGCACCTGGTCGGGGCGCGCGAGCTGGCCCTGATGAAGCCGACGGCGACGCTGGTCAACACCGCGCGTGGCCCGGTCGTGGACCAGGAGGCCCTCGTGGCGGCGCTGCGAGCGGGGCGGCTGCACTCGGCGGGCCTGGACGTCTACGACCGCGAGCCGCTGGGTAGCGACCTCGCGGGCCTGATGGACGTCCCCGGGCTGGTCCTGCTGCCGCACGTCGGCTCGGCCACCCTCGCCACCCGCTCGGCCATGGTCGACCTCGCGGTCGACAACGTCCTCGCGGTGGTGGCCGGGGGAGCTGCCCTCACCCCCGTCCCCTGA